The proteins below are encoded in one region of Acidobacteriota bacterium:
- the pyrF gene encoding orotidine-5'-phosphate decarboxylase encodes MTESQSAPPKTRERLIVALDLPSAAQALELVDRLGESVSFYKMGLQLFMAGGYFELIDELRGRGKKVFADLKFFDVPATVSSAVEQLVDRGVDFTTVHGNDAILEAAGRVPRGELKILAVTVLTSLDRGDLDDLGFDCDVGELVLSRARRAVEKGCDGVVASGQEAQRLRQALGRRLLIVTPGIRPVENRPVDDQKRVVTVEDAFRFGADHIVVGRPIRSAPDPRAAAEAIQRQIAAVVGN; translated from the coding sequence TTGACCGAGTCCCAGAGCGCTCCCCCGAAAACCCGCGAGCGCCTGATCGTCGCCCTTGATCTGCCCAGCGCCGCGCAGGCTCTGGAACTCGTCGATCGACTCGGCGAGAGCGTGTCCTTCTACAAGATGGGCCTGCAGCTCTTCATGGCGGGGGGCTACTTCGAGCTGATCGACGAGCTGCGCGGGCGGGGCAAGAAGGTCTTCGCCGATCTCAAGTTTTTCGACGTGCCGGCGACGGTGTCGAGCGCCGTCGAGCAACTCGTCGATCGCGGGGTGGACTTCACCACGGTCCACGGCAACGACGCCATCCTCGAGGCCGCCGGCCGTGTGCCCCGTGGCGAGCTGAAGATCCTGGCCGTGACCGTGCTGACCAGTCTCGACCGGGGCGATCTCGACGACCTGGGTTTCGACTGCGACGTGGGAGAACTGGTGCTCTCCCGGGCCCGGCGGGCTGTGGAGAAGGGCTGCGACGGCGTGGTCGCCTCGGGCCAGGAAGCCCAGCGCCTGCGCCAGGCCCTGGGCCGGCGCCTGCTGATCGTCACCCCGGGTATCCGCCCGGTGGAGAATCGCCCCGTCGACGATCAGAAGCGGGTGGTGACCGTGGAAGACGCCTTTCGCTTCGGTGCCGACCACATCGTCGTCGGCCGTCCGATCCGCTCGGCCCCCGACCCCCGGGCGGCGGCCGAGGCGATCCAGCGTCAGATCGCGGCGGTGGTCGGGAATTGA
- the dusB gene encoding tRNA dihydrouridine synthase DusB: MRRRLVIGGVELPTPLVLAPMAGICDRYFRRMIRRVGGVGLVSMEFISAEAVTRGIRPIIEKMAFSDAERPLAIQIYGSDPERMAECAAVVDALGPEICDINMGCPANKVLKGCAGAALMADLGLAARIIEACRRRLNRPLTVKFRLGLGRRDDEPGYLELGRICEDLGVAAITLHARTARQMYTGRADWNHIRRLKESVSIPVIGNGDVFTADDAMALFESTGCDGVMAGRGVLRDPWLFRRIAARLEGSPEPEVSLEDRKSLMLEHFRWVAREEPPPVALHKMRTFAGRYTKGLAGGRALRERLGKLADPSDFLDALEEHFC; this comes from the coding sequence ATGAGACGGCGACTGGTGATCGGCGGTGTGGAACTCCCCACGCCCCTGGTGCTGGCTCCCATGGCGGGGATCTGCGATCGCTATTTCCGCCGGATGATCCGCCGGGTCGGCGGGGTGGGCCTGGTGTCGATGGAGTTCATCTCCGCCGAGGCGGTGACCCGGGGGATCCGGCCCATCATCGAGAAGATGGCCTTCAGTGACGCCGAGCGACCTCTGGCGATCCAGATCTACGGCAGCGATCCCGAGCGCATGGCCGAGTGTGCTGCGGTGGTCGACGCGCTGGGACCGGAGATCTGCGACATCAACATGGGGTGCCCCGCCAACAAGGTGCTCAAGGGCTGTGCCGGGGCGGCCTTGATGGCGGACCTGGGACTCGCCGCACGGATCATCGAAGCCTGCCGGCGCCGCCTGAACCGCCCGCTGACAGTGAAGTTCCGCCTCGGTCTCGGACGTCGGGACGATGAGCCGGGCTACCTGGAGCTGGGCCGGATCTGCGAGGATCTGGGTGTGGCCGCCATCACCCTCCACGCCCGCACCGCTCGACAGATGTACACCGGGCGGGCCGACTGGAACCATATCCGCCGATTGAAGGAGAGCGTGTCGATTCCCGTCATCGGCAACGGCGACGTGTTCACCGCCGACGATGCCATGGCCCTGTTCGAGAGCACCGGCTGTGACGGGGTGATGGCGGGACGGGGCGTGCTGCGCGATCCGTGGCTCTTCCGCCGCATCGCCGCCCGCCTCGAGGGAAGCCCCGAACCGGAGGTCAGCCTGGAGGACCGGAAGAGCCTGATGCTCGAGCACTTCCGCTGGGTCGCCCGGGAAGAGCCGCCCCCTGTCGCGCTGCACAAGATGCGCACCTTCGCGGGGCGTTACACCAAGGGACTCGCCGGTGGGCGCGCCCTGCGCGAAAGACTCGGCAAGCTGGCGGATCCGAGCGACTTTCTGGACGCTCTCGAAGAGCACTTCTGCTAG
- a CDS encoding site-2 protease family protein, with protein MTLADLDIVGLALWMVAFLLSTTCHEAGHALAGLWGGDSTAYRAGQVTLNPWPHIRREPFGMVFVPLISFAWQGFMIGWASAPYDPRWAGRHPRRAGLMAAAGPAANLLLLLLAIGAIRLMVATGVGSAPEMVRMDTLVRIASADPLMTALARFLSILTMLNGLLLFFNLIPVPPLDGAAIIEGLVGGGPARMMRLFRTLPMAGLLGIIIAWQLFDFFAPWIFGGILAALYPGVGYS; from the coding sequence ATGACCCTCGCAGACCTGGACATCGTCGGACTTGCCCTGTGGATGGTGGCCTTCCTGCTCTCCACCACGTGCCACGAAGCCGGCCACGCCCTGGCGGGGCTGTGGGGCGGGGACAGCACCGCCTACCGGGCCGGGCAGGTGACTCTCAACCCGTGGCCCCACATCCGTCGCGAACCCTTCGGCATGGTGTTCGTCCCGCTCATCTCCTTCGCCTGGCAGGGCTTCATGATCGGCTGGGCCTCGGCGCCCTACGACCCGCGCTGGGCCGGGCGTCACCCCCGGCGGGCCGGGTTGATGGCCGCCGCCGGTCCCGCCGCCAACCTGCTGCTCTTGTTGCTGGCCATCGGCGCGATTCGCCTGATGGTGGCCACGGGAGTCGGGTCGGCTCCCGAGATGGTGCGCATGGACACCCTGGTGCGCATCGCCTCCGCCGATCCTCTGATGACGGCCCTGGCTCGCTTTCTGAGCATTCTCACCATGCTCAACGGCCTGCTGCTCTTCTTCAACCTGATACCGGTCCCGCCGCTCGACGGGGCGGCGATCATTGAAGGGTTGGTGGGTGGCGGCCCGGCACGGATGATGCGCCTGTTCCGCACCCTGCCCATGGCGGGACTGCTGGGCATCATCATCGCCTGGCAGCTCTTCGACTTTTTCGCCCCCTGGATCTTCGGCGGCATCCTCGCCGCGTTGTACCCGGGGGTCGGTTACTCCTGA
- a CDS encoding DnaJ domain-containing protein, translating into MTYKDYYAILGVDRGASAEEIKKAYRRLARELHPDVNPSPEAQARFQEINEAHEVLSDPEKRRRYDQLGANWQNGMPFEGMAGGGPFAGGINIEDLLRGAGRTGGHARSGGFSDFFEMLFGDLGSAFGGFAADPRGQPAGLDLETEVAFTVADLLRGGKRRITVRTPGPQGTRKTLTVNLPPGLRPGQKIRLAGQGLAGPGGRRGDLLLAVKLRPTADLEIDGDDLLLDVDLPAPIAVVGGEWPVDLPDGTVKIRIPAGSRQGRVLRIRGRGLTRRDGGRGDARVRLNLVVPRQPSEEERRLYRRLAELARETGG; encoded by the coding sequence GTGACCTACAAGGACTACTACGCGATCCTCGGCGTCGATCGCGGGGCCAGTGCGGAGGAGATCAAGAAGGCCTACCGGCGCCTGGCCCGGGAGCTGCATCCCGACGTCAATCCTTCGCCCGAGGCCCAGGCCCGCTTTCAGGAGATCAACGAGGCCCACGAGGTGCTCTCCGATCCGGAAAAGCGCCGGCGCTACGATCAGCTCGGGGCCAACTGGCAGAACGGTATGCCCTTCGAGGGGATGGCCGGAGGCGGTCCCTTTGCCGGTGGGATCAACATCGAGGACTTGCTCCGTGGCGCCGGCCGCACAGGAGGCCACGCACGCAGCGGCGGTTTCTCCGACTTCTTCGAGATGCTCTTCGGGGACCTGGGTTCGGCCTTCGGCGGCTTTGCGGCGGATCCCCGGGGCCAGCCCGCGGGCCTCGATCTGGAAACCGAGGTGGCGTTCACTGTCGCCGACCTGCTGCGGGGGGGCAAGCGGCGCATCACCGTGCGCACCCCGGGGCCCCAGGGCACGCGCAAGACCCTGACCGTCAACCTCCCACCCGGCCTGCGGCCGGGGCAGAAGATCCGCCTCGCCGGGCAGGGGCTGGCCGGGCCGGGCGGCCGCCGGGGCGATTTGCTGCTGGCGGTCAAGCTGCGGCCCACCGCGGACCTGGAGATCGACGGCGACGACCTGCTGCTGGATGTCGACCTGCCCGCCCCCATCGCCGTGGTGGGGGGCGAGTGGCCGGTGGACCTGCCGGACGGGACCGTGAAGATCCGCATTCCCGCCGGCAGCCGCCAGGGCCGTGTGCTGCGGATCCGGGGGCGAGGGTTGACGCGCCGGGATGGGGGCCGGGGGGATGCCAGGGTGCGGCTGAACCTGGTCGTGCCGCGCCAGCCCAGCGAGGAAGAACGCCGGCTCTACCGGCGCCTGGCGGAGCTGGCCCGGGAAACGGGCGGCTGA
- a CDS encoding ATP-binding protein produces the protein MTRRKVPPRAPRAASEIPAPPRPWERETARLAESFGRGFALLDLAGRMLLVNRRLLQRTGLDTSRLALVALLEALETEPSVRQEILDRLREISRAGGGFERELGAARGAGRTSSLLRAVRHEGAAGEPSRIVLEFDFDGNAGGPLGAELRRRRSRTLTGHLAGGPDLQLVLDDAGRILVVGGALERLTGYGREEVLARPALRFLTRRSLAPVRQSLGRLRDSGGAETLEVEIRRRSGRPLPMAVQLLVSPLEPGRVFVSARDLASREMLVRQLRLTDRLAATGRLAAGVAHEINNPLQAVLMHLSLVESSLGDDFDQQDSWRRLKEGIGRIREIVADLLDLHRGRDHGTGPVAVNRIVEEVLGLCRARFRQRELRSTVILAESGPTVRVPARHLYQIVLNLVLNALDVLGRRGRLGVTTRLLAARGEVEIVVADAGPGIPDKVLPHIFDPFRSAERSPGTGLGLFVTWGLVREYGGRVRVDTSSRGGTRFHVFFPVASS, from the coding sequence ATGACGCGCCGGAAAGTACCGCCTCGCGCCCCTCGAGCCGCATCGGAGATTCCGGCACCGCCGCGACCCTGGGAGCGAGAGACGGCACGCCTGGCGGAGTCCTTCGGCAGGGGGTTCGCCCTGCTGGATCTGGCGGGGCGGATGCTGCTGGTCAACCGTCGCCTGCTGCAGCGGACCGGGCTGGACACCTCCCGTCTCGCCCTGGTGGCCCTCCTCGAGGCACTGGAGACGGAACCTTCGGTCCGGCAGGAGATTCTCGATCGCCTGCGGGAGATTTCCCGCGCCGGCGGCGGCTTCGAGCGGGAGCTGGGCGCCGCACGCGGGGCCGGCCGAACTTCGAGTCTGCTGCGGGCCGTGCGCCACGAAGGCGCGGCGGGGGAGCCCTCGCGGATCGTTCTCGAGTTCGATTTCGATGGGAACGCGGGGGGGCCTCTCGGCGCGGAACTGCGCCGCCGGCGCTCACGGACCCTCACCGGCCACCTGGCGGGAGGCCCGGATCTCCAGTTGGTGCTGGACGATGCGGGCCGGATCCTCGTCGTCGGAGGCGCCCTCGAGCGGCTGACGGGTTACGGGCGGGAGGAGGTCCTCGCCCGGCCGGCGCTGCGTTTCCTCACCCGGCGCAGCCTGGCCCCGGTGCGGCAGAGCCTGGGGCGGCTGAGGGACTCGGGAGGGGCGGAGACTCTCGAAGTGGAAATTCGGCGCCGCTCGGGCCGTCCCCTGCCGATGGCGGTCCAACTGCTGGTCTCGCCTCTCGAGCCCGGTCGGGTTTTCGTCTCCGCCCGGGACCTGGCTTCGAGGGAGATGCTCGTCCGGCAGCTGCGACTGACCGATCGCCTGGCGGCCACGGGCCGGCTGGCGGCGGGAGTCGCCCACGAGATCAACAACCCCCTGCAGGCGGTACTGATGCACCTCTCCCTGGTCGAGTCCTCCCTCGGAGACGACTTCGACCAGCAGGATTCCTGGCGCCGGCTGAAAGAGGGGATCGGGCGCATCCGGGAGATCGTCGCCGATCTTCTCGACCTGCACCGTGGTCGGGACCATGGCACGGGTCCGGTGGCGGTCAACCGCATCGTCGAGGAGGTGCTCGGCCTGTGCCGGGCGCGGTTCCGACAGCGGGAGCTGCGCTCCACCGTCATCCTGGCCGAGAGTGGTCCCACCGTGCGGGTGCCGGCGCGCCATCTCTACCAGATCGTTCTGAACCTGGTGCTCAATGCCCTCGATGTGCTCGGGCGAAGAGGCCGGCTGGGCGTCACGACGCGCCTGCTGGCTGCTCGCGGGGAGGTGGAAATCGTCGTGGCCGACGCCGGCCCCGGGATTCCCGACAAGGTCCTGCCTCACATCTTCGATCCTTTCCGCTCCGCCGAAAGAAGCCCGGGCACGGGGCTCGGGCTCTTCGTGACTTGGGGCCTGGTGCGGGAATACGGGGGCCGGGTGCGGGTGGATACGTCTTCCCGGGGCGGAACTCGTTTCCATGTCTTTTTCCCGGTGGCGTCGTCGTGA
- a CDS encoding AI-2E family transporter, with the protein MRIEVLRLVLGLAALAVVLLGTASVLAPFVTPILWSLILGSATWPAYRRLRRYFGQRTNLAALVMSAVLLALLLIPASLLSLALVRELGPEVERVVAWASADRPQLPAVLDRVPAVREVLEEWLTGLDDPEMRKSLLRQATGQSQQFYQFGRNLLRHLADVFLTLFTLFFVYRDGEALTGEVSVLLDRIASGRGRTILDAVRETVRAVFYGWLMTAMAQGLVAMLGYWIVGMRSPVLLGVATGLAAVIPFGVGLVWIPAIVTLLLHRAWWQAIFLALWSLLVVSVIDNVIRPLVISGPSRIPFILVFFGVLGGLASFGLLGLVLGPVFLAVMLALWRQAREALAEEDHRLADPG; encoded by the coding sequence ATGCGCATCGAGGTCCTCAGGCTCGTCCTCGGCCTGGCGGCCCTGGCGGTCGTCCTGCTGGGAACGGCCAGTGTTCTGGCTCCCTTCGTCACGCCGATCCTGTGGTCCCTGATCCTCGGTTCGGCGACCTGGCCGGCCTACCGTCGGTTGCGGCGGTATTTCGGCCAGCGGACCAACCTGGCCGCCCTGGTGATGAGCGCGGTGTTGTTGGCCCTGCTGCTGATTCCGGCCTCGTTGCTCTCGCTGGCCTTGGTGCGCGAACTCGGTCCGGAGGTCGAGCGCGTCGTGGCCTGGGCCTCCGCGGATCGCCCCCAACTGCCTGCCGTGCTGGACCGGGTTCCCGCCGTGCGTGAGGTGCTCGAGGAGTGGCTGACCGGCCTCGACGACCCGGAGATGCGCAAGTCCCTGCTGCGCCAGGCCACCGGGCAGAGCCAGCAGTTCTACCAGTTCGGGCGCAACTTGCTGCGCCACCTGGCCGATGTCTTTCTCACCCTCTTCACCCTCTTCTTCGTCTATCGCGACGGCGAGGCTCTCACCGGGGAGGTGAGTGTGCTGCTCGACCGCATCGCCTCCGGTCGCGGTCGGACGATCCTCGATGCGGTGCGTGAAACGGTACGGGCCGTGTTCTATGGCTGGCTGATGACGGCCATGGCCCAGGGGCTGGTGGCCATGCTGGGATACTGGATCGTCGGCATGCGCTCGCCGGTGCTGCTCGGCGTGGCGACCGGATTGGCCGCGGTGATTCCCTTCGGCGTGGGCCTGGTGTGGATTCCGGCCATCGTCACGCTGCTCCTGCATCGGGCCTGGTGGCAGGCGATCTTTCTGGCCCTGTGGTCTCTGCTGGTCGTCTCGGTGATCGACAACGTGATCCGGCCGCTGGTGATCTCGGGACCCTCGCGCATCCCCTTCATCCTGGTTTTCTTCGGCGTGCTCGGTGGGCTGGCCAGTTTCGGTCTGCTGGGGCTGGTGCTCGGGCCGGTCTTCCTGGCGGTGATGCTGGCCCTCTGGCGCCAGGCCCGAGAGGCCCTGGCCGAAGAAGACCACCGGTTGGCCGATCCGGGTTGA
- a CDS encoding SDR family oxidoreductase, translating into MSSTAGPTPQRRRAVITGAGSGIGRATALALAEGWDLLLTGRRPQPLEETAAACRGRGAACRVVAADLADPAQVDGLAGTVAEIWDGLELLVNNAGLAHRGDLERTDLGAWERLVAVNLTAPFLLSKALLSRLRRGAAPAVIHVASTLALVGRREGIAYCATKAGLLGLTRAMALDLASEGIRVNAVCPGLTRTPMVEGDPARLERLAADNPSGRIAEPGEVAAIIALLADPRASFVTGSVLTVDGGQLAGFSD; encoded by the coding sequence TTGTCCTCCACTGCCGGCCCCACCCCCCAGCGCAGGCGTGCCGTGATCACCGGCGCGGGCAGCGGTATCGGGCGTGCGACCGCCCTGGCCCTGGCCGAGGGGTGGGACCTGCTGCTGACCGGCAGGCGTCCGCAACCCCTCGAGGAGACCGCCGCTGCCTGCCGCGGGCGGGGCGCCGCCTGCCGGGTGGTCGCCGCCGATCTCGCCGACCCCGCGCAGGTCGATGGCCTCGCGGGTACCGTGGCCGAGATCTGGGATGGACTCGAGCTGCTGGTGAACAACGCCGGCCTGGCGCACCGCGGCGATCTGGAGCGGACCGACCTCGGCGCCTGGGAGCGGCTGGTGGCGGTGAACCTGACCGCACCCTTCCTGCTTTCGAAGGCCCTGCTCTCCCGGCTTCGTCGGGGCGCCGCACCCGCGGTGATTCACGTGGCCAGCACCCTGGCCCTGGTGGGCCGCAGGGAGGGTATCGCCTACTGCGCCACGAAGGCCGGGCTTTTGGGGTTGACCCGGGCGATGGCCCTCGACCTGGCTTCCGAGGGAATCCGGGTCAACGCAGTCTGCCCGGGGCTGACCCGCACGCCGATGGTGGAAGGCGACCCTGCGCGTCTCGAGCGCCTGGCCGCCGACAACCCTTCCGGCCGCATCGCCGAGCCGGGGGAGGTCGCGGCCATCATCGCCCTGCTCGCCGATCCTCGGGCGTCTTTCGTCACCGGCAGCGTCCTGACCGTCGACGGCGGTCAACTGGCGGGATTCTCCGACTGA
- a CDS encoding ADP-ribosylation factor-like protein, with protein MQLSSSEKALYVKIVYYGPGLSGKTTNLETIHRLTDPDRKQPMVSLRTEQDRTLFFDLLPFDLGRIYGLDVRLKLYTVPGQIQYDTTRKQVLAGADGIVFVADSQPSQAAENARMVRYLKNNLQDNGLDPATIPLVFQWNKRDLPGVMPPEKMEAELNWRRVPALEAVATVGQGVIETFREIAILTLETVSSQGRGGGDPAARKEMRERIRKLLDPFVVREAVKTVPEVEPPSITHVHHTTPAGTDPAEGPARSILGLDDLLSEAVQANLAISEQLAVTAGAEEAVLSRMRRERKALGRMLQIAQVTSEPRSLCRIALSTLVAGLDLVAGSVLAPAGNGKPASEVAVVGVPRDPLNSIEVPGVGSVAASIVTRAEPLICHDIQGELLFGQPHPAVEELRSVMALPLVGVSRVPLVFLLYTGRRSRDLGAEEREFADLILGIIGLALKAATTGAPAPAGNG; from the coding sequence ATGCAGCTCAGTAGCTCAGAAAAGGCCCTTTACGTCAAGATCGTCTACTACGGCCCGGGGCTTTCGGGAAAGACGACGAACCTCGAGACGATCCATCGTCTGACGGACCCGGATCGCAAGCAGCCGATGGTCTCCCTGCGCACCGAACAAGACCGGACCCTGTTCTTCGACCTGCTGCCCTTCGACCTCGGACGCATCTACGGCCTCGACGTGCGCCTCAAGCTCTACACGGTCCCGGGACAGATCCAGTACGACACCACCCGCAAGCAGGTGCTGGCCGGCGCCGACGGCATCGTCTTCGTCGCCGACTCCCAGCCTTCCCAGGCAGCGGAAAACGCGCGCATGGTGCGCTACCTGAAGAACAACCTGCAGGACAACGGCCTCGACCCCGCCACCATCCCCCTGGTCTTCCAGTGGAACAAGCGGGACCTCCCCGGCGTGATGCCGCCGGAGAAAATGGAAGCGGAGCTCAACTGGCGCCGGGTGCCGGCCCTCGAGGCCGTGGCCACGGTGGGCCAGGGAGTGATCGAGACCTTCCGGGAGATCGCCATCCTGACCCTCGAGACCGTCTCCTCCCAGGGCCGCGGCGGCGGCGACCCGGCGGCGCGCAAGGAGATGCGCGAGCGGATCCGCAAGCTCCTCGACCCCTTCGTGGTCAGGGAAGCGGTGAAAACCGTCCCCGAGGTGGAGCCGCCGTCGATCACCCACGTGCACCACACTACCCCCGCGGGGACGGACCCCGCCGAGGGGCCCGCCCGTAGCATCCTGGGCCTCGATGACCTGCTCTCGGAAGCGGTGCAGGCCAACCTGGCGATCTCCGAGCAGCTCGCGGTGACCGCCGGGGCCGAGGAAGCGGTGCTCTCCCGCATGCGCCGGGAGCGTAAGGCCCTGGGCCGCATGCTGCAGATCGCCCAGGTCACCTCGGAGCCGCGGAGCCTGTGCCGGATCGCTCTGTCCACCCTGGTTGCCGGTCTGGACCTGGTCGCAGGGTCGGTCCTGGCTCCCGCGGGCAACGGCAAGCCCGCCTCGGAGGTGGCGGTGGTGGGCGTGCCGCGGGATCCGCTCAACAGTATCGAGGTCCCGGGAGTCGGCTCGGTGGCGGCCAGCATCGTCACCCGCGCCGAACCGCTGATCTGCCACGACATCCAGGGGGAGTTGCTCTTCGGGCAGCCCCACCCCGCCGTCGAGGAGCTGCGCTCGGTGATGGCCCTGCCCCTGGTGGGAGTCAGCCGGGTGCCCCTGGTCTTCCTGCTCTACACCGGCCGCCGCAGCCGCGACCTGGGCGCCGAGGAGCGCGAGTTCGCGGACCTGATCCTCGGCATCATCGGCCTGGCCCTCAAGGCCGCCACCACCGGTGCCCCCGCTCCCGCGGGGAACGGGTAG
- a CDS encoding NUDIX hydrolase, which translates to MPDRAWTFLSRRLVTDEGIFRLYRDRFRLEGCEGERDFVVLDGPAWVNVIPLTADGEVVLIRQFRHGLRHSTVEIPGGLVDPGESPGQAALRELAEETGYRAEVVEPLGAVAPNPAIQSNLCHCFVARNVRKAGPARPDRWERIDVLRRPLEEIPGMIARGEIVHALVVAAFGLLSRFGSGR; encoded by the coding sequence ATGCCGGATCGCGCGTGGACATTTCTCTCCCGACGCCTGGTGACCGATGAGGGCATCTTTCGCCTCTACCGCGATCGCTTCCGCCTCGAGGGATGCGAGGGCGAGCGGGATTTCGTCGTCCTCGACGGCCCGGCCTGGGTCAACGTGATCCCCCTGACCGCCGACGGGGAGGTGGTGCTGATCCGCCAGTTCCGCCACGGGCTGCGGCACTCGACGGTGGAGATCCCCGGGGGCCTGGTGGACCCCGGCGAGAGTCCCGGGCAGGCCGCCCTGCGCGAGCTGGCCGAGGAGACCGGCTACCGGGCCGAGGTGGTGGAACCCCTGGGCGCCGTCGCTCCCAACCCGGCGATTCAGAGCAACCTCTGCCACTGTTTCGTGGCGCGGAACGTGCGGAAAGCGGGTCCGGCGCGACCCGATCGCTGGGAGCGGATCGATGTCTTGCGGCGCCCGCTCGAGGAGATCCCCGGGATGATCGCCCGGGGCGAGATCGTCCACGCCCTGGTGGTGGCGGCCTTCGGCCTGCTCAGTCGTTTCGGCAGCGGACGATGA
- a CDS encoding response regulator, producing the protein MEGHTRSPWRLLIVDDDEGVREGLAKALARHGGYEVATAADGFEAGYRFAAIRPHLVILDIVMPGMGGFDVCQRLRELAGEGEIKIIVLTGYPGNSSGERSLVSGADLFLTKPQDIHSLVMHIDDLLGE; encoded by the coding sequence ATGGAGGGGCATACCCGTTCGCCGTGGCGCTTGTTGATCGTCGACGATGACGAAGGCGTGCGCGAGGGCCTGGCCAAGGCTCTGGCCAGGCACGGCGGCTACGAGGTGGCGACGGCTGCCGATGGCTTCGAAGCCGGCTATCGTTTCGCGGCGATCCGGCCCCACCTGGTGATCCTCGACATCGTGATGCCCGGTATGGGGGGCTTCGACGTCTGCCAGCGGCTGCGGGAGCTGGCCGGAGAAGGCGAGATCAAGATCATCGTTCTCACCGGCTACCCGGGAAACAGCAGCGGTGAGCGCTCCCTGGTTTCCGGAGCGGACCTGTTCCTGACCAAGCCCCAGGACATCCACTCTCTGGTGATGCACATCGACGACCTGCTCGGAGAGTAG